The genomic region TGGTGGGCAACTCCTATAttatttcatgaagaaaaatcTCACTTTGTGTTTAATCACTGTATTTTTCCTCATTCTCCTCCATTTGGAAGTGCCAGAGTCCTTCCTGAAATCAAACTAAATGGCCTGGAATAATCAGTCAGTCATAACTGAATTCATACTACAAGGTCTTTCCAGTTCTTGGGAACTCCAGATCGTCTATTTCCTGTTCTTCTCTGTAGTCTATGCAGCCACTGTGCTGGGGAACCTCCTCATTGTGCTCACCACTGTGTCAGAGCCACGCTTGCACTCCCCCATGTACTTTCTGCTGGGCAACCTCTCCTTCATTGACGTGTCTCTGGCCTCATTTGCCACTCCCAAAATGATTGCAGATTTCTTCAGGGAGCCCAAAGTCATCTCTTTTGAAGGCTGCATCACCCAGATATTCTTCTTGCATCTCTTAGGGGGTGCTGAAATTGTGCTGCTGATAGCCATGTCTTTTGATAGGTATGTGGCTATCTGTAAGCCTTTACGCTATTTAACCATCATGAACCGGAGAATGTGCCTTGGTCTTGTGACACTCTCCTGGATTGTCGGCATCTTCCATGCTATGAGTCAGCTAGCATTTACTGTGAATCTGCCCTTCTGTGGGCCCAATGAAGTGGACAGTTTCTTTTGTGATCTTCCCTTAGTGATTAAACTTGCCTGTGTAGACACATACATTCTCGGAGTGTTCATGATCTCAACCAGCGGCATGATTGCCCTAGTGTGCTTCATTCTCTTGGTGATTTCCTACTCTGTCATCCTGATCACTGTTAGGCAACGTTCTTCTGGTGGGTCCTCCAAAGCTCTCTCCACCTGCAGTGCCCACTTCACTGTTGTGACCCTTTTCTTTGGCCCATGCATTTTCATTTACGTGTGGCCTTTCACAAATTTCCCAATAGACAAAGTTCTCTCAGTATTTTATAccattttcactcccctcttaAATCCAGTCATCTATACCCTTAGAAATAAGGATGTCAAGGATTCCATGAGAAAACTTAGCAGCCGTGTCTTTAAGTCTAGCAAGACTGATCATACCCCTTGATTTGCTTTTGCTCGTACAAAACTGAGCATTTATCCCCCTCTCTTTGTGGGTCAATAATGTCATGCTAGCGCAAGAAATCATTTAGTTCATGGCAGAACTATTTTCATCATCAGTCTCAGCAGTTACTGAGTTTTGGTCATATTAAGAGTTCttcaaaagaaaaccaaacaaacaaacaaacaaaaaaagagttcCTCACACAGCATAATATTTACAATGGAACATTATCAAGCCAATATCCAAAATTTTACCTCATAAAGACTCACTTTTTAGAATATTCAACTCTTGTCAGATGTAGGTTTTTATTTGAGTATTAAGACATTCACATGCTTTAGGAAAAAGTGGATTTCCTTCCAGACTCTTATGTTTAAGAAAAGGAGCAAATGTGAATGTACCAACACTTGTACACTGAAGTAACAGTGGAAGTTTTTATTGTTGATGAATAACATAATTTAGTCCAAAGGTCAGAAAAAATACTGCAGTTTCTTGGTAAGTGAAGATGTTTGCTATTTAATATTGTAATCTATCTTCAATAAGAATAAGAATGTTCTTTATTTCAGTCCCTATGACCTCTAGTGTGgattaaacaattttaaaacagtACAGTAAACACTAAGAAAATTCTTATAGTCATATTCATATAGAAAGATTCTGGAATCATATGTACCAAATCTCATCCACATTCCTGATCTACAGAAGATGAAACTAAGATCCAAGGACATGGTAACTTTTCAAGGTCATGTTTTTTAAGGCAGAATTTAGATCactcaggtttccctggtggttcagtaggtaaacaatctgcctgcactgcaaaaggcctgggttcgatcactgggtcaggaagatcccctggagaagaaaatagcaactcattccagtattcttgccggggaaaacccatggacagaggagcctggcaggctacagtccatggggtcgtgaaaagtcagacacaactgagccactaacactttccttttcttcctttagaTCATTCACCTACAAACTGTTTTCTAACCAGTAAGCTATTTTGGTGCCATGATATTTACTGTGTCATTTTGTAATCAAATGCCATATTATAAACATTAAGGTCCTAAAAGATCTGAGCCATTTTCCTTATGCTTAAACACAGTATTTGACTTAAGAAATCTATAAAACAATGCTCCTTCAACTTAGTTGATATAGCTAATAACTAGAGACTTCAGAACATAGAAATAACCTAGTAATATCTATTCATTttactgatgatgaaactgagaatCAGGAAATAATTTTCCCAAGTTTGTATACCTTTAAGAAAATAGAGTCCTACCAAGAAAGTGCTTCTTCTCTTTATGTCTCTCTTCTCCTCTATCAACTGGACAACAGCTAAATTACCTTTAAGAGCAATTTGGCTATTGTCATTCTGAGAGTTATACATAGGAAAAATGTTAATGCTTAATGCTTGCAACCATTTATAGTTTATTTTCCAACTATCCAGTTGGCTGGCATTGTCAAAATTTGCCTAATATTGTATGTAATATTATATAGCTTTGGTTTAGATAAGGATAGATATATATATTGATTGATAGATAAATAGATTGTTAAGAGTTGAATATAAAGGTAAATAAATTATTAGGTTAATGGATGGGCAAATAGATGGCTATGTGTGTATGGGTGGGTAGATGTATAGCAAGATACAGATGAATACTCACAATAATGAAGAAATGGATATACAGCTTAATATATTGACTCAAGTTTCTATGTCTATAAATTGCAAttgtgttactttttaaaaaattatttgaagttaTTGAACCTGATAGAATTCAAAAGATATCTTCTTACATATGTTTCTTATGATGAAGTAGAAACAATTTATGAATAAGATAATGTCACTGGGGAGATGGACTAATGAATTATGttagtgaaaaaaatatttttaaagccctGCAAATATTCTCTATGAACATTATAAATCTGTCTTCCCACCTTCTCAACTGTTAGTTATACCAAGTCTGCAAGTTGGATGAATATTCATATTTCATTCTAATCAATAGCATATGGTTGGCTAACCAGAGTAAGAAAtgctccattattttttttttctatgcccAGGCTAAtgaattttgttttccagtttagcATCCTAACATGCATACTGCTAGAATTATAGCCAGTTATGAATGTCATAGGGTTCATTACATGAAACTTTGCATGTGCTCTAGAATAAGGTCCCAAGCATTAGGAATGCTACATAGAAAATTAGCCCCAAAGACAGAATCTAGATAGTTGGCATACACACCAACCTAAGGATGTAAGAAGAAAGAATGATCCCAGTCCCCATTCTAAGCTCTCCACTGATGGGGTCTTCTCCCTCCTTGTCTCACATTTTCTGTCACCAAATAGCTTTCTGaggtgccttcaatctttcagtcTCATGACCATAGAGAAGAAACCTAACACTTAGTCCCAATAGTTCACTGTAAAAGATCAACCTAGCAAATGATTTCCAGAAATATTGAACCTAATATATGATTCTATCTTCACCTCCAAGAGTCATTAGCCTGATTAAAACTGTCTATGATGTTGTTCTATAGAGTCatgaaatgtcatttttttgtttcttttatttaattaactGGATTTCCTATTGTCTATTTACTTCTATTGAGCTTAAACTATTTCACATGTTCATTTTCAGTTAGAGtgtaataaataaaatcaggagtaaatgtattttgaaatgtcAAAATACTTAAtattgttcaaaaaaattaaatgtatatgtaaaacaaaaTTGAGATTTGTGTTAGATTGGATGAGTGTCACACAATGAGCCATCAGCACCAAATTAGTTTCTTGGTCTCAAAATCCCTTTAGATGTGTTTTTCTCCTAGCAGAAAAGCCACTGTGCCTATTAAAAAACAACACTTTATAGTATTACTGTCAGAATTTAAGCAAATAAAATAGCATGTGAAAACAACCCAACAGAATAGAGTCTGGcacactggaaaaaaagaaaagttagtattcaagagggagaggaatgAAAAATGGAACTAAAGACATAATCAAGATCCAGATGATTCATATCCTACTATACGCTGTAATTGTTGTATATTCCCCAACCACATTGGTTTTTCTTCTGTAACCCATTTAATGAAGGCTGTTATATTATAAGCTTTTGGGAATAAATGTTTGAGAATAAATTCATATATTTGATCTTCATAAACAGTGGAATAACAATGTCAAAATCAACATCACCATTGGGGAGACAAGTGCTAAGTGGTATACGCTTCACCCGGGATGTCCAGGTTTCTTCTGTAATCCTTCTTGCTCCCCTCCAGGTATTGTCTGACCTTAATGTAAAGACTTCACCAACTTCTGTATCATCGCCTCAATGAACATGCACCAACATGCCATTCAGAGAGGCAGGTCTTTTCATGGTATGGGAGCTAAA from Dama dama isolate Ldn47 chromosome 12, ASM3311817v1, whole genome shotgun sequence harbors:
- the LOC133067299 gene encoding olfactory receptor 4K3 — encoded protein: MAWNNQSVITEFILQGLSSSWELQIVYFLFFSVVYAATVLGNLLIVLTTVSEPRLHSPMYFLLGNLSFIDVSLASFATPKMIADFFREPKVISFEGCITQIFFLHLLGGAEIVLLIAMSFDRYVAICKPLRYLTIMNRRMCLGLVTLSWIVGIFHAMSQLAFTVNLPFCGPNEVDSFFCDLPLVIKLACVDTYILGVFMISTSGMIALVCFILLVISYSVILITVRQRSSGGSSKALSTCSAHFTVVTLFFGPCIFIYVWPFTNFPIDKVLSVFYTIFTPLLNPVIYTLRNKDVKDSMRKLSSRVFKSSKTDHTP